The Lysobacter gummosus genome includes a region encoding these proteins:
- a CDS encoding VOC family protein, with translation MTASDRNLRLDYLEFAVADIAATKAFYGAAFGWAFTDYGPDYCEFNDGGMKGGFHRQSAPRPGGALVVIYADDLADAQRRVEAAGGAITAQLEFPGGRRFHFTDPSGYELAVWTDR, from the coding sequence ATGACCGCTTCCGACCGCAACCTGCGCCTGGACTACCTCGAATTCGCCGTCGCCGACATCGCCGCGACCAAGGCCTTCTACGGCGCCGCGTTCGGCTGGGCCTTCACCGATTACGGCCCGGACTACTGCGAATTCAACGACGGCGGCATGAAGGGCGGCTTCCACCGCCAGAGCGCTCCGCGCCCGGGCGGCGCGCTGGTGGTGATCTACGCCGACGATCTGGCCGACGCGCAGCGCCGCGTCGAAGCCGCCGGCGGCGCGATCACCGCCCAGCTCGAATTCCCGGGCGGGCGGCGCTTTCATTTCACCGATCCCAGCGGCTATGAGCTGGCGGTGTGGACCGATCGCTGA